The Bacteroidales bacterium genomic sequence ATGCTTCATAAAGACCACCCGCTTCGGAATAAGCTGCTCACTATCAATTTACTTGATCATGAATACACGATAATTGAGCTTTAATCTCTCTTACCCGGAGACTTACGATCCTGATTTTCCGGAAAAAGCCCTTGCTTCGGACTGGTTTGAGGGTTTTGGCTGCTTATACCGGAAGCGCGTACATCAATGTCCTGAAAAAACTGCCAGTGATCTTTCTTAAAGATCAGTGCATCAAAGGTATCGTATGAGGGAATCTGCGCCTGGAAAAACCGGCCTAAAGCCGCGTCGTTCCCAACCAGGCGGCTGAAAACAATCATCCAGCCGTGCTTTTTTCTTTTTCCCGGGAGCAATTGCTCTTCATAAGCCAAATGAAAAGGTACCTGGTCGGTAAACTCAAAAATCACCCTGTTTTGCAGGTTTCCCTGTTCCGTCTGAAACGCCGGCCATCCGAACACAGGTTCTCCATTTTCTTTAAAGACAAGGGTTTCGATAATGCGGCAGGCTTTTCCGGATGACTCCCCTACCCAACCGAACATCGTAAAAATGTTAACTTTTCCCGATTTATTTTCGATCATACGGTAATAAACAGCGCCCGGCCAATTGTCGCAAGCGTAGGATTGATCTGTGTTTCTGATTCCGCCATTGTCTTTCAGCTCAACAACGTTAGCTACAACTCCTTTGGAAATTTTTTGCAGAAAACCATAATAGCTGTGGCGGGATTCGGAAAGAGGAACCGTCCAGGTGATCAAACGAAAATCAAAACCTGCGGAAGAAACCACTTTGACAAACTTCAACGAATCGAAAGGGAAAGTGAGCGATTGAGGGGTGGAGAGAAAATCAGTCAGCATCACCAGGATTGAGTCATTGGCTGCAAGCTTTACCGGGTCAGATTGAGGGCTGTAGATGATTCCCGCAATGGAGTCAAATTTCATGATGAGTAAAGAATCAGGAATCTGAGCTGACATTACCTGCAAATTATCAAAGAGGAAAATAAGGAAGATAAGATTACGCATGGCATTCAGTGGGTTTTTGAAACGAACGAAAAGCAATGATATTTTTCTAATTAATTCCAATGTTACTCTCTTACCCCCTTTCATCCAACATTTCAGGTCTCCGCTCCCTGGTCCTTTCCATGGCCTTTTCCATCAGCCAGTCATTGATCTTTTTTTCATCTCCGGAGATCAGAATATCAGGGACTTTCCAACCATTGTAATCTGCAGGGCGTGTATAGACCGGCGGACTGAGCAACCCGTCCTGGAAGGAGTCGGAGAGTGCGGAAGTTTCATCGCCAAGCACGCCGGGTATCAGCCTGACAATGCTATCAGTGACTACGGCAGCCGCCAGTTCGCCGCCCGAAAGCACGTAGTCGCCAATGGAGATTTCCAGGGTAATATAATGTTCGCGCAGCCGCTCGTCAATGCCTTTGTAATGGCCGCAGAGCAGGATAATGTTTTCAAGTGTCGAAAGGCGATTGGCAATGGGCTGATTAAATTGTTTTCCATCCGGGGTCAGGAAAATGATTTCATCATATTTCCGCTCTGATTTCAGTTTGTCAATCAAATCGGCAATCGGCTGGATCATCATCACCATGCCGGCGCCGTGACCGAACGCGTAATCGTCCACCCGGCGATGCTTGTTGGCAGCATAGTCGCGGATGTTGTGCAGGTGTATTTCGGCTAATCCTTTATCCACAGCACGTTTCAGGATGGAATGGCTGAAAATCCCTTCGAACATTTCAGGGAATATAGTCAGGATGTCTATTCTCATTTAAATCAACTTTTTAAAATATTTGGTTAAAAAAAACTCTCTTAGAAGGTTCATCACTCTGCCTACTGCCTACTGCCTACTGCCTACTGCCCTCTGCCCACTATTTTATCCAAATCGTCTTCATATTCACAAACTCCTTTATCCCATAGCTTGCCAGTTCGCGGCCGTACCCGGAAGATTTGATTCCTCCGAACGGCAGTCGCGGATCGGATTTTACCATGCCATTTACAAATACTGCCCCTGACTCAATTTGACGCGCGAAGGCAATCCCTCTCCCGGTATTTTTTGTCCACACACAGCCACCCAATCCGAATTTACTGTTGTTGGCTGATCTGATGGCTTCCTGCTCGTTTTCGACAATGATGATGGCCATCACCGGACCGAAGGTTTCTTCGTTGAAAACCGGCATTTCCTCAGTAACATGAGTGATGATGGTCGGCTCAAAGAAAAATCCGTCGCCCTCAATTCGATTTCCACCCAACTCAACCCTGGCGCCCATTTTCACCGAACGCTCAATCTGAGCTTTCAGGTCGTCAACAAGATCAGGCCGGGCCAGGGGACCGAAATCAGTCGCCGGATCAGTAGGGTCGCCGGTTTTCAGGGATGCCATTTTTTGTTTGACCAATCCGGTAAACTGATCGGCAACCTCTTTCACCACAATAAACCGTTTAGCCGCAATGCAACTTTGTCCGGAGTTGATCATCCGTGCAGTAACCGCAGTTGAAGCGCAAAGTTCCAGGTCGGCGTCAGTCAGCACAATAAATGGATCGGCGCCGCCAAGTTCCAAAACGGTCTTTTTCAGGTTTCTGCCTGCTGCTTCTGCTACTTTGCTGCCTGCTGCTTCGCTGCCTGTGAGGGTTACAGCTTTGATTACCTCATTTTCGATTACCTTCTCCACTTCGCTTCCGGGAATCATCAACGTGCGGAAAATATTTTCAGGGAATCCGGCATCGCGAAACACCGATTCGATGGCCAGCGCGCAACCGGGAACGTTGGAAGCATGTTTCAACACGCCTGCATTCCCGGCCATCAGTGTCGGAGCAGTAAACCGGAACACCTGCCAGAAGGGGAAATTCCACGGCATCACGGCCAGCACAGTGCCCAGCGGCTCGAAAGCCACAAAACTTAACCCGGCGTCAGTTTCAATCACTTCGTCAGCGAGGAACTTTTCGGCATTGTTGGCATAAAAATCGCATACCCACGCCGATTTCTCCACCTCAGCTTCTGCTTCACGGATCACCTTTCCCATCTCTAAAGTAATCAAACGGGCATATTCAATTTTACGCTGCCTGAGTAGGTTTGCTGCATTTTTCATCAATTTAGCCCGTTCATCAAAGCCCGACTTTCTCCATAATAGTTGAGCTGCATCAACCTGTTGAAGAATCTCCCCAACTTCGACCGAACTATGTTCCGGATATTCAGCAATCAAATTTCCGTTAGCGGGGTTAATACTTTTCATCGTTGTAAGGCTGGAAGTTTAATTTTGCGAAATTAACTTTTTCGACCAAAACATGGCTTCAAACCTTTTGAAAAACACACAGGCAATCATCTGGGACTGGAACGGAACGCTGCTCGACGACCTGGATGTGTGTATCAACGCGATGAACAGGATGCTAAAAAAACGCAATTACCCGCTGCTCACCGAAGCGCGCTACAAGGAGATTTTTACCTTCCCCGTTCAGGATTATTATGTCAAAGCCGGGTTCGATTTCAGCCGCGACGACTGGGATAGGGTGGCTATGGAGTTTATCGCCAATTACCGGGAAAATGTTCACCGGTCGGTATTGCATCATGAGGTCATCAATATTTTGCAGCAATTCAGGTTACTGGGAAAGCGGCAATTCATCCTCTCGGCCATGCAGCAGGACTTTCTGATGGAAACCATTTCCGCAAGACTTGATCCCTCTATGTTTGAAACCATCGCCGGCCTGAACGACCATTACGCCGCCACCAAAGTTGAAAACGCCCGGCTGCTCGTCCAGGAGATCGGTTTGCCAAAATCAAAGATCATCATGATCGGCGACACGATCCACGATTTTGAAGTGGCTGAGGAAGCAGAGATAGGCTGCATACTGGTGGCAAACGGGCATCAGTCGAAGAAGAGGCTGGAGGGCACCTGGGCAAGAGTAATTGAAGAGTTGAGAGAGCTTTATTTTAAGTTGTAATGGAAAAAAATGGTTTAGAAAATGAGTTACTGGAAAGAAATTTACACATATGAACAGTTACACTCGATTATAAAAAATGGAGTAATAACAGAGAGTTTTTGGGTTAGCAACTCGAGTGTTAACAAGCTGTTGGGCGTCAAAGAGATCAGAATTGGCCCATCTGGTATTGTACATTTCAAAAACCTTACTGACATTGGTGATCTGGAGTACATTGATTGTGAATTTTCCTTCTGGGGAAATATTAATAGTTTAAGAAAATTGAAATTTGTTGGAGGAACTCTCCGATTTGGTGCACCTATCAGGACTTTGGGAAATCTCAAGGAAGTTGAAGGTGATCTCAGGCCAACAACAAACGAACTGGAGGACTTAGGTGAATTGGTAAGGGTAGGTGGAACAGCTGATTTTAGAGGAATGATTCACCTTAAGCAGTTGGGCAAACTGAAAGAAGTTGGTGGAAATCTCAATCTGGTGAAATCACTGAAGGAAAAATATGATTTGGCAAAAATATCTGTAAAAGGTCGAATTGTTTTCTGGAATAAACCGTCAAAATATTACCAAGATGATTCTCTTATCAAAGACAGGACTCCACCACCCTGGGAGTACGTTAATCCTTACGAATTTGAAAAATATTTGGTAAAGCCAACTGCTCCTCAACTCGAGTTTTACGAATACTTCAAAAGCAATTTCCTATCAGGTGTCTTTGTTGACGTTGGTGGTATGAGAAACTACGTCAGGTATTTTATTTACGAGCAGCTTCAAGATTACCACAGACATCAAAATTTTGACATTTTAGCAAGAACATTTCAAGGGCTTAAAGAGCAGTATCCTGAATTATCACATGACGCTGATCGAATTGAAATAGCGATTGGAAGAGAACTGGGTATTCAGGAATATTTAGATAAAGTATTGTATCATGAAAAGTTTCTAAAATGGGATGAGTTCATACGTGAAAGTGTTGGAGAAAACCCACATGCACCGGAAGTAAAAAGTGATTATTATGACGATGTTGATCTCTTACAAATCCTCAAGATAGGTTTTAAGCAGGATACACTTACCGATTTTGGCAGAAAGAATGTAAATTCTATTCTATCGAATCTCATAAAAGCAATTAGAAGGATTGAAGAGGCAGAAAAGGAACCTTTTGCAAGACGATTTT encodes the following:
- the trmD gene encoding tRNA (guanosine(37)-N1)-methyltransferase TrmD, whose translation is MRIDILTIFPEMFEGIFSHSILKRAVDKGLAEIHLHNIRDYAANKHRRVDDYAFGHGAGMVMMIQPIADLIDKLKSERKYDEIIFLTPDGKQFNQPIANRLSTLENIILLCGHYKGIDERLREHYITLEISIGDYVLSGGELAAAVVTDSIVRLIPGVLGDETSALSDSFQDGLLSPPVYTRPADYNGWKVPDILISGDEKKINDWLMEKAMERTRERRPEMLDERG
- a CDS encoding NAD-dependent succinate-semialdehyde dehydrogenase yields the protein MKSINPANGNLIAEYPEHSSVEVGEILQQVDAAQLLWRKSGFDERAKLMKNAANLLRQRKIEYARLITLEMGKVIREAEAEVEKSAWVCDFYANNAEKFLADEVIETDAGLSFVAFEPLGTVLAVMPWNFPFWQVFRFTAPTLMAGNAGVLKHASNVPGCALAIESVFRDAGFPENIFRTLMIPGSEVEKVIENEVIKAVTLTGSEAAGSKVAEAAGRNLKKTVLELGGADPFIVLTDADLELCASTAVTARMINSGQSCIAAKRFIVVKEVADQFTGLVKQKMASLKTGDPTDPATDFGPLARPDLVDDLKAQIERSVKMGARVELGGNRIEGDGFFFEPTIITHVTEEMPVFNEETFGPVMAIIIVENEQEAIRSANNSKFGLGGCVWTKNTGRGIAFARQIESGAVFVNGMVKSDPRLPFGGIKSSGYGRELASYGIKEFVNMKTIWIK
- a CDS encoding HAD family hydrolase; translated protein: MASNLLKNTQAIIWDWNGTLLDDLDVCINAMNRMLKKRNYPLLTEARYKEIFTFPVQDYYVKAGFDFSRDDWDRVAMEFIANYRENVHRSVLHHEVINILQQFRLLGKRQFILSAMQQDFLMETISARLDPSMFETIAGLNDHYAATKVENARLLVQEIGLPKSKIIMIGDTIHDFEVAEEAEIGCILVANGHQSKKRLEGTWARVIEELRELYFKL